From Pseudanabaena sp. PCC 6802, one genomic window encodes:
- the sds gene encoding solanesyl diphosphate synthase — translation MTPAAELFAPVKDDLRTLTANLKDLVGARHPILYAAAEHLFEGKGKSLRPAIVLLVSRATTIAHDITPRHRRLAEITEMIHTASLVHDDVIDMAELRRGIPTVNSSFGNRIAVLAGDFLFAQSSWYLANLDNLEVVKLLSKVITDFAEGEIRQSLTAFDCSLTLEDYLEKSFYKTASLIAGSSKAAGVLSGVNSMQAEQLFNFGRHFGIAFQIVDDILDFTSSTETLGKPAGSDLQQGNLTAPVLFALEEYPQLQELIDGGFNEPGDLANALALVQKSDGIQRSRDLAKTHAKLAVNAIEWLPTSVHKQSLLDVTDYILERLY, via the coding sequence ATGACTCCAGCAGCCGAACTATTCGCGCCGGTAAAAGACGATCTCCGCACTCTAACTGCCAATCTGAAGGATCTGGTTGGGGCAAGGCACCCGATTTTGTACGCAGCCGCAGAGCATTTATTTGAGGGTAAGGGCAAGAGCTTGCGCCCAGCGATCGTGTTGCTGGTGTCTCGCGCCACGACGATCGCCCATGACATTACACCGCGTCACCGTCGCCTGGCTGAAATTACGGAAATGATCCATACTGCGAGTTTGGTGCATGACGATGTGATCGATATGGCGGAGTTACGGCGCGGTATTCCGACTGTTAATAGCAGTTTTGGCAATCGTATTGCGGTGTTGGCGGGAGATTTTTTGTTTGCTCAGTCATCGTGGTACTTAGCTAATTTAGACAATCTGGAAGTGGTAAAGCTTTTGTCTAAGGTAATTACGGATTTTGCTGAGGGGGAAATTCGTCAAAGCTTAACGGCTTTTGATTGTAGTTTAACGCTTGAGGACTATTTGGAAAAAAGTTTCTACAAGACAGCGTCTTTAATTGCGGGTAGCTCAAAAGCGGCAGGGGTGCTGAGCGGTGTTAATAGCATGCAGGCAGAGCAGCTATTTAATTTTGGCAGGCATTTTGGCATTGCCTTCCAGATTGTGGATGATATTTTGGATTTCACCAGTTCTACTGAGACTTTGGGTAAGCCTGCTGGTTCGGATCTACAGCAGGGTAATTTAACCGCACCCGTGCTATTTGCTTTGGAGGAATATCCTCAGCTACAGGAGTTAATTGACGGTGGATTTAACGAGCCGGGCGATTTAGCTAATGCTTTAGCTTTAGTGCAAAAGAGCGATGGCATCCAACGTTCTAGGGATCTAGCTAAGACACATGCCAAGTTAGCAGTTAATGCGATCGAGTGGCTGCCAACATCCGTACACAAGCAGTCCTTGTTAGACGTAACCGATTACATCCTAGAGCGGTTATATTGA
- a CDS encoding response regulator transcription factor, whose amino-acid sequence MPRILIIDDDPLISEMVTVNLEMAGYQVSQASDGIKGQALAIQLMPDMIVLDLMLPRVDGFTVCQRLRRDERTADIPVLMLTAMGQTQDKVEGFNAGADDYLTKPFELEEMLARVRALLRRTDRIPQAAKHSEILNYGSLTLVPERFEAIWFNNTVKLTHLEFELLHCLLQRHGQTVSPSEILKEVWGYEPDDDIETIRVHIRHLRTKLEPDPRHPKYIKTVYGAGYCLELPAIKDEDVDAEAPESA is encoded by the coding sequence ATGCCTCGGATCCTCATCATCGACGATGATCCCCTAATATCGGAAATGGTCACGGTAAACCTTGAAATGGCCGGCTATCAAGTCAGTCAGGCTTCTGATGGTATAAAAGGTCAAGCTCTCGCAATTCAACTAATGCCAGACATGATCGTACTCGATCTAATGTTACCTCGTGTCGATGGGTTCACAGTATGCCAACGTCTCCGACGAGATGAGCGTACTGCTGATATCCCAGTCCTGATGCTTACAGCTATGGGACAGACCCAGGACAAAGTAGAAGGCTTCAATGCTGGTGCCGATGATTACCTCACCAAACCATTTGAGCTAGAGGAAATGCTAGCGCGAGTAAGAGCCTTACTGCGGCGAACCGATCGCATCCCGCAAGCAGCTAAGCACAGCGAGATCTTGAACTATGGTTCGCTAACCCTTGTACCAGAAAGATTTGAAGCTATTTGGTTTAACAATACCGTCAAGCTCACCCACTTAGAATTCGAGCTGCTGCACTGTCTATTGCAGCGTCATGGGCAAACAGTTTCACCCAGCGAAATTCTCAAGGAAGTGTGGGGATACGAACCCGATGACGATATTGAAACCATCAGAGTACACATTCGCCATCTCCGTACCAAGCTAGAACCAGATCCGCGCCACCCCAAATACATAAAAACCGTCTATGGGGCAGGTTACTGCTTGGAACTACCAGCAATTAAGGATGAAGATGTGGATGCAGAAGCACCTGAGTCTGCATAA
- the glgA gene encoding glycogen synthase GlgA, with protein MKILFAAAEASPIAKVGGMADVVGALPQVLRKMGHDVRIIMPYYGTIPDKLTETPQLAWQGTAMFQDFDLFQTVLPGTDVPLYLVGHGSFIPARIYYGEDEDWRFTLFANACAEVAWNFWKPHIIHCHDWHTGMIPVWMHETSDIATVFTIHNLAYQGPWRWRLEQMTWVPWFMHSHNTMAAGVQFADRVNTVSPTYAQQIGTPAYGEGLDGVLSYLNPTGILNGIDTAKLDPAKDRYLTKNYTADTLEDRMYNKIALQEEIGLQVNKSAFLVGMVGRLVEQKGLDLLIQVLDRFLAYTDAQFVVLGTGERYYETQMWQVASRFPGRMSAQILFNSALSQRVYGGTDALLMPSRFEPCGISQMIALRYGSVPIVRRTGGLVDTVQHFEPMHEAGNGFCFDRYEPLDLYTCLVRAWEGFRFKNDWRKLQQRGMAGDFSWDTSAKQYLELYRSIPSVANVV; from the coding sequence ATGAAAATATTATTTGCGGCAGCAGAAGCATCACCGATTGCCAAAGTTGGTGGTATGGCAGACGTAGTAGGTGCTCTACCCCAAGTACTCCGCAAAATGGGGCATGATGTGCGGATTATAATGCCTTATTACGGCACGATACCTGATAAGTTAACTGAAACTCCTCAACTGGCATGGCAGGGTACTGCAATGTTTCAGGATTTTGACTTGTTTCAAACTGTGCTGCCTGGAACCGACGTGCCCCTCTACTTAGTTGGTCATGGTTCGTTTATCCCAGCCCGCATTTACTACGGCGAGGATGAGGATTGGCGGTTTACTTTATTTGCCAATGCCTGTGCTGAGGTGGCCTGGAATTTCTGGAAACCTCACATTATCCACTGCCATGATTGGCATACGGGCATGATTCCTGTATGGATGCACGAAACCTCAGACATTGCCACGGTTTTCACAATTCACAACTTGGCCTATCAAGGTCCCTGGCGCTGGCGACTGGAACAGATGACATGGGTGCCCTGGTTCATGCATTCCCACAATACGATGGCGGCGGGCGTTCAGTTTGCCGATCGGGTAAATACGGTTTCGCCCACCTATGCCCAGCAAATTGGGACACCTGCCTACGGTGAAGGTTTAGATGGCGTGTTGTCTTATCTCAATCCTACTGGGATTCTCAATGGGATTGATACGGCTAAGCTAGATCCTGCTAAAGATCGCTACCTGACCAAAAACTATACGGCAGATACCCTCGAAGACCGCATGTACAATAAGATTGCGCTTCAGGAAGAAATTGGACTACAGGTGAATAAGTCTGCCTTCCTGGTTGGCATGGTCGGTCGTCTCGTCGAGCAGAAAGGCTTAGATCTGTTAATTCAAGTTTTAGATCGGTTCTTAGCCTATACGGATGCTCAGTTTGTGGTGCTGGGTACGGGCGAGCGCTACTACGAGACGCAAATGTGGCAAGTAGCTTCGCGGTTCCCCGGTCGGATGTCGGCTCAGATTTTGTTTAACTCTGCCCTATCGCAGCGTGTCTATGGTGGTACAGATGCTTTGCTCATGCCCAGCCGCTTTGAGCCTTGTGGTATCAGCCAGATGATCGCATTGCGTTATGGTTCTGTTCCCATCGTCAGGCGTACGGGCGGTCTAGTCGATACGGTGCAGCATTTTGAGCCAATGCACGAAGCTGGCAACGGATTCTGTTTCGATCGCTACGAGCCGCTCGATCTGTATACCTGTTTAGTAAGAGCTTGGGAAGGCTTCCGCTTTAAAAACGATTGGCGTAAGCTGCAACAGCGAGGCATGGCAGGCGACTTTAGTTGGGATACTTCTGCCAAGCAATATTTAGAGTTGTATCGCTCTATTCCCAGCGTGGCAAATGTCGTTTAG
- a CDS encoding N-acetylmuramoyl-L-alanine amidase, with product MGKVFISAGHGGFEGTLRDPGAIASSTTEAEELIATRDLIVTELRSRGIAVESPDDDLSLVGTIAWINARASRQDIALEIHMDAASDPSARGTSAYYIANNGDRKRQAEMLINSIIRRVPELPSRGSQPDTAAAVGRLGFCRDVIPPSMLVELGFLTNPQDLRLIQTRRRDLAIGLADGLQAWLREVTEITLETKPVGETPTVTTPPAPIIYPEATIDLNGQIYEEKAIIVSGNAYIPIDLVDRLNIDVAQAPKVRRLRVKNVIYVQAIALRDYNLSVSWEPKTRTVFVRSILKFCSGQIDRIMGHGHTTEIQMLMFLKHNNDDALAQYKDIANLYREEATIEGVNYDIAFCQMCVETGFLRFGGDVKPSQNNFAGLGAVGSGAQGPSFPDQRTGVRAQIQHLKAYASTAPLVQSLVDPRFRFVTRGIAPLVSQLTGRWAADPDYDKKIMATLRRLYESAGLL from the coding sequence ATGGGTAAGGTATTTATATCAGCAGGTCACGGTGGGTTTGAAGGTACGTTGCGCGATCCTGGCGCGATCGCCAGCAGCACTACAGAAGCGGAAGAACTGATTGCTACCCGCGATTTGATCGTAACGGAGCTGCGCTCGCGAGGAATTGCAGTTGAGTCTCCTGATGACGATCTTAGCTTAGTCGGCACGATCGCCTGGATTAATGCTAGAGCATCTCGGCAAGATATAGCGCTAGAAATTCACATGGATGCGGCAAGCGATCCTAGTGCGCGGGGCACTTCTGCCTACTACATCGCCAATAATGGCGATCGCAAGCGCCAGGCAGAAATGCTGATCAACTCAATCATCCGACGGGTGCCAGAATTACCCAGTCGCGGCTCTCAACCAGATACGGCTGCTGCTGTGGGCAGGCTTGGCTTTTGTCGCGATGTCATCCCACCATCAATGCTGGTTGAGTTAGGGTTCTTGACCAACCCTCAAGATCTGCGTCTGATCCAAACAAGGCGGCGCGATCTCGCGATCGGTTTAGCTGATGGCCTGCAAGCCTGGCTGCGCGAAGTCACGGAAATCACGCTAGAGACAAAGCCAGTTGGGGAAACCCCTACTGTTACCACGCCGCCTGCGCCTATTATTTATCCCGAAGCTACCATTGACCTCAACGGGCAGATCTATGAGGAAAAGGCAATTATTGTCTCCGGCAATGCCTATATTCCCATCGATCTGGTCGATCGCCTCAACATCGATGTAGCTCAAGCCCCCAAAGTCCGCCGCCTTAGAGTCAAAAATGTGATTTACGTGCAGGCGATCGCCCTGCGCGACTACAACCTGAGCGTATCTTGGGAACCGAAAACCCGCACGGTGTTTGTCAGGAGCATTCTCAAGTTCTGTAGCGGTCAGATCGATCGAATTATGGGGCATGGGCACACCACAGAAATCCAGATGCTGATGTTTTTGAAGCACAACAACGATGATGCACTGGCTCAATATAAAGATATTGCCAACCTCTACCGCGAGGAAGCCACGATTGAGGGGGTTAACTATGATATTGCCTTCTGTCAGATGTGCGTGGAGACGGGTTTTTTACGATTCGGCGGCGATGTCAAACCCAGCCAAAACAATTTTGCAGGGCTGGGGGCGGTTGGCAGTGGGGCACAGGGACCTAGTTTTCCAGACCAACGTACGGGCGTGCGAGCGCAAATTCAGCACCTCAAAGCCTATGCCAGCACGGCACCGTTGGTGCAATCCCTCGTCGATCCGCGTTTTAGGTTTGTCACGCGCGGGATCGCACCATTAGTAAGCCAACTAACAGGACGCTGGGCGGCAGACCCCGACTACGACAAAAAAATTATGGCGACACTGCGTCGTTTATATGAATCAGCAGGGCTTTTGTAG
- a CDS encoding microcompartments protein: protein MGVDLRSYVYLDNLQPQHAAYMGTVALGFLPLPGDTSLWIEISPGIEINRITDVALKSASVRPGVQVVERLYGLLEIHSSRQGETRAAGRAILEAIGAREHDCLKPQVVSSQIIRNIDAHQTQLINRTRRGQMILASQTLYVLEVQPAAYAALAANEAEKAALINILEINAVGSFGRLYLGGEERDILAGAEAALTAIEMSPGREHHLHGRNE, encoded by the coding sequence TTGGGTGTAGATCTTCGCAGCTATGTATATCTCGATAACCTGCAACCACAACATGCTGCCTATATGGGCACGGTAGCGCTTGGTTTTTTACCATTGCCAGGCGATACCTCGCTGTGGATTGAAATATCGCCTGGGATTGAAATCAATCGCATTACCGATGTGGCACTCAAGTCCGCCTCAGTCCGTCCGGGCGTGCAGGTGGTAGAAAGACTTTACGGTCTCTTGGAAATACATTCCAGCCGTCAAGGCGAAACGCGGGCAGCCGGTAGGGCAATTTTAGAAGCGATCGGAGCCAGGGAACACGACTGCCTGAAGCCACAGGTAGTTTCCAGTCAAATTATCCGCAACATTGATGCCCACCAAACGCAGTTGATTAACCGCACTAGACGCGGCCAAATGATTCTGGCCAGTCAAACTCTATACGTGCTTGAGGTGCAGCCTGCTGCCTATGCAGCTCTAGCTGCCAACGAAGCCGAAAAAGCTGCCCTCATAAACATTTTAGAAATTAATGCTGTAGGCAGTTTTGGGCGCTTGTATCTCGGCGGCGAAGAACGGGATATTTTAGCTGGAGCCGAGGCTGCTCTCACAGCCATTGAAATGTCCCCAGGGCGGGAACATCACTTACACGGACGCAATGAATAA
- a CDS encoding NIL domain-containing protein, with protein sequence MKKRVNLTFPKSTIHVPVAYRLAKDFNVAANIIRAQVAPNQMGKMVLELLGDIDQIESAVEWMRSQDIEVSLHGREIAIDRDLCVDCGLCTGVCPSGALQLEPQTFKLNFARSRCIVCEQCIPACPVDAISINL encoded by the coding sequence ATGAAAAAAAGAGTAAATCTTACCTTCCCCAAAAGCACAATTCACGTACCCGTCGCCTATCGCTTGGCAAAAGATTTTAATGTAGCCGCTAATATTATTCGCGCTCAAGTAGCTCCCAACCAAATGGGCAAGATGGTTTTAGAGCTACTGGGCGACATCGATCAAATTGAGTCGGCGGTGGAATGGATGCGATCGCAGGATATCGAAGTGTCTTTACACGGTCGCGAGATCGCGATCGACCGAGATCTATGCGTGGACTGCGGTCTGTGCACGGGCGTTTGCCCTAGCGGCGCTTTGCAACTAGAGCCACAAACCTTTAAACTCAATTTCGCGCGATCGCGCTGCATCGTTTGCGAGCAATGCATCCCTGCCTGCCCCGTCGATGCGATTTCAATAAATCTTTAG
- a CDS encoding Hsp20/alpha crystallin family protein: MMIRLHPLHDFGTLSRQIDRVFEEIGNIDRSPKSVKSDWVPRAELLDSPDQIVLRVYLPGVDANNLDIEATRESIVISGDRPYQKPTEDRRYYWSEFNYGKFHRAFSLPVAVAHDRVQADYRDGILTIALPKLVTESKKTVKVQVGGQTQSKPIAVADAGDAIAA, translated from the coding sequence ATGATGATTCGCTTACATCCTTTACATGACTTTGGCACGCTCAGCCGTCAAATCGATCGCGTATTTGAAGAAATAGGTAACATCGATCGCAGTCCTAAAAGTGTAAAAAGCGATTGGGTGCCCAGAGCCGAATTATTAGATAGTCCAGACCAGATCGTTCTGAGAGTCTATCTCCCCGGTGTTGATGCCAACAATCTCGATATTGAGGCAACGAGGGAATCCATTGTAATTTCTGGCGATCGTCCTTACCAAAAGCCCACGGAAGATCGACGCTACTACTGGTCTGAGTTTAACTATGGTAAATTCCATCGCGCTTTCTCACTGCCAGTAGCAGTAGCTCACGATCGAGTTCAAGCGGATTATCGCGATGGAATTCTGACAATAGCGCTACCTAAGTTAGTGACAGAATCTAAAAAGACAGTTAAAGTGCAGGTAGGCGGTCAAACTCAGTCAAAACCAATAGCTGTAGCTGACGCTGGCGATGCCATTGCTGCTTAA
- a CDS encoding DUF1565 domain-containing protein produces MHKFQRTVGLFVLLAFGIQPAAVLAEATLANTLSNSSLPIKVAQQTAAVIYVSPNGTDAAGAGSQTAPFRTITAALNSNPQPGTTIMLAKGTYSVESGEVFPLKLTPGVRIQGNSSTKGEDIVIKGGGVFISPTFARQNIAMLAAKNAQISGITLTNSNARGYALWVESSQGVQITNNTFVNTTHDGIFLTGTANATITSNLFTKNRASGISALGSSFGDIKGNEFDDTGFGLSIGQRSQVVVAGNRIVNNVDGIVISNLATPTLRGNLIANSKRNGIVILKDRNGQPNPDLGTEASPGMNIIKGNKTMDLHNATNVTYNVIGNEVAKNRVAGSVNLVPATSPLSPPQIVPSTATKPVAAPEKPPAATKPTKPSSTKPAANKPPAKSSQTKPTAGAKSKPTQTKPAATQPKKSSQAKPTAVTKSTTPQSLKPANPDRSSKPNS; encoded by the coding sequence ATGCATAAGTTTCAGAGAACTGTTGGGTTGTTCGTGCTGCTCGCCTTTGGGATTCAGCCAGCCGCTGTCTTGGCTGAGGCGACCTTGGCTAATACTTTAAGTAATTCCAGCCTTCCCATTAAGGTAGCGCAACAAACCGCTGCTGTTATCTATGTCTCGCCCAACGGTACTGATGCGGCTGGGGCTGGTTCTCAAACCGCTCCATTTCGTACGATTACTGCTGCTCTCAACTCTAATCCTCAGCCTGGAACGACAATTATGCTGGCAAAGGGTACGTACAGCGTTGAATCTGGTGAAGTATTTCCCCTCAAATTAACACCTGGCGTAAGAATTCAAGGAAATAGCAGTACTAAGGGGGAAGATATCGTAATTAAGGGCGGTGGCGTATTTATCAGCCCTACTTTTGCTCGCCAGAATATTGCCATGCTAGCGGCAAAAAACGCTCAAATCTCTGGGATTACTCTGACTAATAGTAATGCTAGGGGTTATGCACTCTGGGTGGAGTCCAGTCAGGGGGTGCAAATTACCAATAACACTTTTGTCAACACAACCCACGATGGTATATTCCTCACGGGAACGGCCAACGCTACTATTACGAGCAATCTCTTCACTAAAAATAGAGCTAGCGGCATCTCAGCTTTAGGTTCGAGTTTCGGCGATATCAAAGGGAATGAGTTTGACGATACCGGATTCGGGCTGTCGATCGGACAGCGATCGCAGGTCGTAGTTGCTGGCAACCGCATTGTCAACAATGTTGATGGAATTGTAATTTCAAACCTGGCCACTCCAACGCTGCGTGGAAATCTGATTGCGAATAGCAAGCGCAATGGCATAGTCATTCTCAAGGATCGCAACGGTCAACCCAACCCTGACTTAGGCACAGAAGCTAGTCCTGGGATGAATATCATCAAAGGCAATAAGACGATGGATTTACATAATGCTACAAACGTTACCTATAACGTCATAGGTAACGAAGTCGCCAAAAATCGCGTTGCTGGGTCGGTTAATTTAGTCCCTGCCACTTCTCCGCTGTCGCCGCCGCAAATCGTGCCATCAACGGCGACGAAGCCAGTAGCAGCACCTGAGAAGCCGCCAGCCGCAACCAAACCCACGAAACCATCATCCACGAAGCCTGCCGCCAACAAGCCGCCCGCTAAGTCTTCTCAAACTAAGCCCACAGCGGGGGCTAAGTCCAAGCCCACCCAAACCAAGCCCGCTGCTACCCAGCCCAAAAAATCGTCGCAGGCAAAACCAACCGCCGTGACTAAATCCACTACGCCACAGTCGCTCAAACCCGCAAATCCAGATCGGTCTAGCAAGCCCAATTCATAG
- a CDS encoding NF041680 family putative transposase — MISLDKLEQFRKYTYEIIGNGRDALFDLMDAVLTSRSVSSFVELSLSPLFRREWSSIYEALQDSHPPREDLMKQYIQQMPAAEVTILAGDHTAWSRPYAVTLQERTYEHQPQPGVGSKPVTVGQGYSTIAWIPESEGSFALPLRHERITSFENPIQKAASQLRLVCAEIPGTVLFLGDGEYGCAPFLQQTADIPCIKLLRLRPNRVLYHAPKDYEGHGRPHKHGEKFSLKDSDTWSIPQADITIAEPKLGRLQIRRWPNLHLKQAADHPFTLILVERLDMPESKPLWLIWVAKDEPILSEVWQKYLRRFAIEHWYRLVRQRLHWTIPQLSTPAQMETWSDLMPLLTWQLWLARELVQDSPLPWQKPMTKLSPGRVANAFALVLVRIGSPSPDPKPRGKSPGWPLGKKRTQRIRYPTVKKRYAKPLKKASAATA, encoded by the coding sequence ATGATTAGTTTGGATAAACTTGAGCAATTTCGCAAGTACACGTACGAAATTATAGGGAACGGGAGAGATGCGCTGTTCGACTTGATGGATGCGGTACTGACGAGTCGGAGTGTTTCATCGTTTGTGGAACTTTCGTTAAGCCCATTATTTCGGAGGGAGTGGTCGAGTATCTATGAAGCACTGCAAGATAGTCATCCTCCACGTGAAGACTTGATGAAGCAATACATACAGCAAATGCCGGCAGCAGAGGTGACGATATTGGCGGGCGACCATACAGCCTGGTCGCGTCCCTATGCGGTGACATTACAAGAACGCACCTACGAACATCAACCTCAACCGGGAGTAGGAAGCAAACCTGTTACGGTGGGGCAAGGATACAGCACAATTGCCTGGATTCCAGAGTCAGAAGGGAGTTTTGCCTTACCGTTGCGGCATGAGCGGATCACCAGTTTCGAGAACCCGATTCAGAAAGCCGCTAGTCAGTTACGCTTGGTTTGTGCGGAAATTCCTGGGACTGTGCTTTTCCTGGGGGATGGCGAGTATGGGTGCGCACCATTTTTGCAGCAAACAGCAGACATCCCGTGTATCAAGCTGCTCAGGCTACGCCCCAACCGGGTTCTGTATCATGCCCCAAAGGATTACGAGGGGCATGGGCGACCCCATAAGCATGGAGAGAAATTTAGCCTCAAAGACTCTGACACTTGGTCTATTCCCCAAGCAGACATCACAATTGCAGAGCCTAAACTGGGACGATTGCAAATTCGTCGATGGCCAAACCTGCACTTAAAGCAAGCCGCAGACCATCCCTTTACACTCATTCTGGTCGAACGTCTTGATATGCCTGAATCGAAACCCCTGTGGTTGATTTGGGTCGCTAAAGACGAGCCAATCTTGAGTGAGGTATGGCAAAAATATCTGCGCAGATTTGCCATTGAGCATTGGTATCGCTTGGTGCGTCAACGTCTCCATTGGACAATCCCTCAGCTTTCTACCCCTGCTCAGATGGAGACTTGGTCGGACTTGATGCCTTTACTTACTTGGCAATTGTGGCTCGCTCGTGAACTTGTCCAAGACTCTCCTCTGCCTTGGCAGAAACCGATGACTAAATTGTCTCCTGGTCGAGTTGCAAATGCTTTTGCTTTAGTTTTGGTCAGGATTGGCTCTCCTTCCCCTGACCCTAAACCTCGCGGTAAGTCTCCAGGTTGGCCTCTTGGGAAAAAACGAACCCAACGGATTCGTTATCCTACTGTCAAAAAACGCTATGCCAAGCCCCTCAAAAAAGCTTCCGCTGCAACTGCTTAG
- a CDS encoding Uma2 family endonuclease, with protein MTIALEQPTTKTFQRYNATWHDYELQRDRDDCHKIAFNKGWLWVYMGYEGPNHARFSDLLTIVFGFWAFLHPDPVLESFGRCLLERPDTQACAPDLVLYKGENIPRWNAGEPRRIDLSRDRVPDLVGEISDTTLSLDLDEQKRLYASLGIAEYWVADVKGLRLFAFVLTATGTYEAISESRVLAGLSISLVEQALEKLAETTNTVAANWFMQQIQATLLSPE; from the coding sequence ATGACGATCGCCTTAGAACAACCAACTACCAAAACGTTCCAGCGGTATAACGCCACTTGGCATGACTACGAGCTGCAACGAGATCGGGATGATTGCCACAAAATAGCCTTTAATAAAGGATGGTTATGGGTTTATATGGGATACGAAGGGCCAAACCACGCTCGCTTTAGTGACTTGCTCACAATCGTATTTGGTTTCTGGGCATTTCTACACCCCGATCCGGTTCTGGAGTCTTTTGGGCGTTGTCTGCTCGAAAGACCTGACACCCAAGCTTGTGCGCCGGATCTGGTTCTATATAAAGGAGAAAATATCCCTAGATGGAATGCTGGCGAGCCGCGCCGCATTGATTTGAGTCGCGATCGCGTACCCGATCTAGTAGGAGAGATTTCCGATACCACGCTCAGTTTAGACCTTGACGAACAAAAGCGCCTCTACGCTAGTCTGGGAATTGCCGAATATTGGGTAGCTGATGTTAAAGGATTGCGACTGTTTGCATTTGTACTGACGGCGACAGGCACATACGAAGCGATCTCCGAATCGCGAGTACTCGCTGGCTTGTCAATTAGTTTAGTCGAACAAGCACTAGAAAAGCTGGCGGAAACCACAAATACAGTTGCCGCTAATTGGTTTATGCAACAAATCCAGGCTACACTTTTGTCGCCCGAATAG
- a CDS encoding pentapeptide repeat-containing protein: MSTEHLAVLQLGTARWMEWRRRNPQVHPDLANANLVSAKLPNIDFRMVSLRSANLIGADLSQSDFQGADLYAANLIAADLREANLRGADLCTASLCRANLFRANLLEAELGHAQAIGANFYAAELINADLAYADLRQAKLILAHLSGANLRSANLCEADLQGADLRWANLRRANLSGANLSHANLRGADLKYANLQGAIAPDGSLYDE; this comes from the coding sequence ATGTCTACAGAGCATCTTGCCGTACTTCAGCTAGGCACTGCGAGATGGATGGAATGGCGCAGGCGCAATCCCCAAGTACATCCTGACCTTGCCAACGCCAATCTGGTTAGTGCCAAACTACCCAATATAGACTTCAGGATGGTGAGTCTTAGATCTGCCAATCTCATTGGCGCAGATCTAAGTCAAAGCGACTTTCAAGGTGCGGATCTCTATGCTGCTAACCTCATAGCTGCCGATCTCAGGGAAGCAAATCTTAGAGGTGCGGATCTTTGTACGGCTAGCCTGTGCCGAGCTAATTTATTTAGAGCAAATCTTCTGGAAGCTGAATTGGGTCATGCTCAAGCGATCGGTGCCAATTTCTACGCAGCGGAATTAATTAATGCTGACCTGGCATACGCCGATCTCAGACAAGCAAAATTAATACTCGCGCATTTGAGCGGTGCCAACCTGCGCAGTGCAAATCTATGCGAAGCCGATCTCCAAGGGGCAGATTTGAGATGGGCGAATCTCAGAAGAGCCAATCTGAGCGGAGCTAATCTATCCCATGCGAACCTGCGCGGTGCAGATCTCAAATATGCAAACTTACAGGGAGCGATCGCGCCAGATGGCAGCCTGTACGACGAATAA
- a CDS encoding tetratricopeptide repeat protein: MTIFIYPFFHTPYPSPTFFAQANQNRAAEADRLRLLGNWQYRAHQFKSAVDSWQKALIVYREIKDRSGEAKSLHNLGLGHNLLGLHQKAIAFLEESLTISRELKDNELAAKSLSTLGDAHSALGHYKQALEAYQQALPIYKEISDRNCAQDSKSQACVFTRKWEEFIRARIDKIQKSLKAKRVSITFMPLGDL; the protein is encoded by the coding sequence ATGACAATATTTATTTATCCTTTCTTCCATACACCTTATCCTTCACCAACCTTTTTTGCTCAGGCTAACCAGAACCGTGCAGCCGAAGCAGATAGACTGAGACTACTTGGCAATTGGCAATATCGGGCTCACCAATTTAAATCTGCGGTTGATTCGTGGCAGAAAGCCCTGATCGTCTATCGAGAAATTAAAGATCGTTCGGGAGAAGCTAAATCTCTACACAATCTAGGACTGGGTCACAACCTGCTCGGACTCCATCAGAAAGCGATCGCCTTTCTAGAAGAATCGCTAACTATTTCCCGAGAACTTAAAGACAACGAGCTAGCAGCTAAATCTCTCAGTACCCTGGGCGATGCTCATAGTGCTTTAGGGCATTACAAGCAAGCCTTAGAAGCCTATCAACAAGCTTTACCGATTTACAAGGAAATAAGCGATCGCAACTGCGCGCAAGACTCCAAAAGTCAGGCTTGCGTTTTTACTCGCAAATGGGAAGAATTCATACGCGCTCGGATCGATAAAATCCAGAAGAGTTTGAAGGCGAAAAGAGTCTCTATAACATTTATGCCTTTAGGCGACTTGTAA